From Nicotiana tabacum cultivar K326 chromosome 15, ASM71507v2, whole genome shotgun sequence, the proteins below share one genomic window:
- the LOC107771064 gene encoding uncharacterized protein LOC107771064, producing MRLWKDPKCVEKSEINAKTYYAGSGVTTGTHTGGSISVGEHRKRLETYQEILQQQTLTQSDIDQCKAYYQAAGGEKKRRVYGLGSQAKCYYGPNIYDSFGSDATSPATPPYAQLTPTGNLDELVMRLIPILTYHIVLVIVERVRKLVSLPSHQPKTDLTNHPSDVAPTVPTSSTAANIDEVHALGSDDDRNSRASHS from the exons ATGAGACTTTGGAAAGATCCTAAGTGTGTTGAAAAGTCAGAAATAAATGCAAAAACTTATTATGCTGGGAGCGGAGTTACCACTGGGACTCACACAGGTGGCTCTATCAGTGTTGGGGAGCATCGCAAGAGACTT GAAACATATCAGGAGATATTACAACAACAAACACTGACTCAATCTGATATTGATCAGTGTAAAGCATATTATCAAGCCGCgggaggagaaaagaaaagaagagtataTGGTCTTGGATCTCAAGCAAAATGCTACTACGGGCCAAATATTTATGACTCTTTTGGATCTGATGCTACATCGCCAGCAACACCTCCATATGCTCAATTAACACCGACAGGAAATCTGGATGAGTTAGTGATGCGATTGATTCCTATACTGACATATCATATAGTCCTTGTAATCGTTGAGCGGGTACGCAAATTAGTTTCCTTACCCTCGCATCAACCAAAAACTGATCTTACCAACCACCCATCAGATGTGGCACCTACAGTTCCTACATCTTCTACTGCTGCTAACATTGATGAGGTTCATGCATTGGGCTCTGATGATGACCGTAACTCTCGAGCCTCGCATAGTTAG
- the LOC107771063 gene encoding putative RING-H2 finger protein ATL37 translates to MKHKRNILCFLFCLFCFMSETGTVSATRPLNSNVEISPTLAILLACLVLFLLAVIFIYIRRMSPDSFDESMGFYFFRQRPVSRGIEPNIIETLPVFVYSDVKALKIGKSILECAVCLNEFEDEDTLRLLPNCCHVFHSECIDAWLAFRTTCPVCRANLKTKPVGKLQESIQETDDVESQNVSSDASHPAPEEVINQSSQTPPVHNHTPNSSSKARSKTPDFRHLAPKSTPRRPKIFGMFSRSHSTGHSLIQPGENCERFTLRLPDDVRKRLIDLSLSRAYNGAVAFSPARNSTKGYRFQPEEGRLSLSRASNGAVAFSPARSSTKGYRIEPADGRLSKLRFLPTPPMFSRSGSSKEEKGEKQPKSLLKSVKSVKSPLSLFCGTEKDDTGERSFTYLRSSSTSS, encoded by the coding sequence ATGAAGCATAAGAGAAATATACTCTGTTTCCTCTTTTGCTTATTTTGTTTCATGTCAGAAACTGGCACAGTTTCAGCCACACGCCCGTTGAACTCAAATGTCGAAATCAGTCCAACGTTAGCGATATTACTCGCTTGTCTCGTATTATTCTTGTTGGCCGTTATCTTCATATATATACGTCGTATGAGCCCTGATTCCTTTGACGAATCAATGGGTTTTTACTTCTTTCGGCAGCGACCAGTTTCCCGTGGAATCGAGCCTAATATCATCGAAACTTTGCCGGTATTCGTGTACTCCGATGTCAAAGCCCTAAAGATAGGCAAATCTATCCTAGAATGTGCTGTTTGCCTAAACGAGTTCGAAGATGAAGATACGCTCCGCCTTCTTCCTAATTGTTGCCACGTGTTCCATTCTGAATGTATTGATGCTTGGCTTGCCTTTCGTACCACTTGCCCAGTTTGCCGTGCAAATCTCAAAACAAAACCCGTGGGTAAACttcaagaatcaattcaagaaacaGATGACGTTGAGTCTCAGAATGTCAGCTCGGATGCATCACATCCAGCACCAGAAGAAGTAATAAACCAGTCTTCTCAAACGCCGCCCGTTCATAATCATACTCCAAATAGTAGCAGTAAGGCGAGAAGTAAGACACCTGATTTTCGGCACCTTGCACCAAAATCAACACCGAGAAGGCCAAAGATTTTTGGGATGTTCAGTCGATCTCACTCGACGGGTCACTCGTTGATTCAACCTGGTGAGAATTGCGAGAGGTTTACTCTAAGGTTACCTGAtgatgtacgtaaaagattgatAGACTTAAGCTTGAGTAGAGCCTACAATGGCGCCGTAGCTTTTTCTCCAGCGAGAAATTCAACTAAGGGGTACCGGTTCCAACCGGAGGAGGGCCGGTTAAGCTTGAGTAGGGCATCCAATGGCGCCGTAGCCTTTTCTCCAGCGAGAAGTTCAACTAAGGGGTACCGGATCGAACCGGCGGATGGTCGGTTAAGCAAGCTCCGGTTTCTACCGACACCGCCTATGTTCTCTAGATCCGGTTCGTCGAAAGAGGAGAAGGGTGAGAAACAGCCGAAGAGTCTGCTGAAGTCCGTTAAGTCAGTTAAGTCGCCGTTAAGTTTGTTTTGCGGGACGGAAAAGGACGATACAGGAGAAAGATCTTTTACTTATTTAAGATCAAGTAGTACTTCAAGTTAG